A window of Schistocerca cancellata isolate TAMUIC-IGC-003103 chromosome 1, iqSchCanc2.1, whole genome shotgun sequence genomic DNA:
aCAGGTTGTTTAATCTATGGGAGAGTGTCGCAGAGATACAGAAGGAACTGACCTGGAAGACTCTCAAAGATaggtgtaaactatcctgagaaagtatataaaagaagtttcaagaactggctttaaatgattattctaggaatatactacaaccacatattgctcacataatgatcatgaggataagactagaataattactgcacacatagaggcattcaaacaatcattctcccaCACTCCATAggagaatggaacaggaagaaaccctaataactggtacaatgggacctaCCCTTcgtcatgcacctcatggtggtttgcagagtatagatgtagatgtagaataactttTTCCACCCCTGCAACAACAAGCTTAGGCAATTGTGAAAAACATTTAGCAGCAAAATTGTAAAGAAGTTATTTAAAATAGGTTGTATTATTTAAGGAAGAAATCtccaaagaagaaaaatattgaGTTCAGAGTAGAAAGATAGGTTGCAGGATGTCCACAATTCAGGATGGTAGACACCAAACATATACTACTATTaactacacacatacacaaaaaggaCAATTTGGTAGAAATAAAAAACTGATCAGTGTATCAACAAATAATGCTGATAACAAGGCTAGAAGAAAGCCACTGAACTGCTGACAAAGTCATTTATCACTTTCTTGAAGTCCAGTTTTTCAGTCAGATCATTTTCTATTGCATTGAAACCTTCCAATATACTACCCCACACTGTAGCCATGAATGCAGTATCTTTAGAGGTAAGCTTGTGAGGTACGCCTGTTGCTTCTGATTTAATCACAGCTCTCTCAATTTTCTCTTTAGAACTGCACTTAAGAGCTTTATCAACAGCTTCCTAATTAGCATTCATGCTTTTTCAGACATCTTCTTAAGCTGACCGTCTGATGCGTCCGTGCCTGGCCAAACAAAAATGACTCAGAGGTAGTGTTGCCCGTTGCATGATGTGCATATCTCTTTCTGTCTACCTACGATTTCTTTCTCAATTATAAGAACTCCTGCAACCATCGTTGTTCCAACCCCAGCCCCCTCAAAAATTTGCTGCCGTTAAGAATTTGCCACCCTGAGCCCCAGCTCATTTGTAAATATTGGTGTAGCTATAAGGATAAGCTGGCTTCAGAGCTATAGAGGGACTgttaataaattttcaaaatttcattatgCCTTGTTTGAATAGTATCTGTTGGGATGATATTACTTACATTTCACATACCTAACATCTGTAATAACAGTCAGGCTAATAAATATAGCTTGTTACTTTAGTGTAGGTTCCAGGTCCGGTAACAAAATGTCAATAATAGTCGCAGTAGGGTCATTTAAGCTTATCAAGATTGTTCTCCATTGTTTCAACATACTACAATCTTGCTGTTATCGTTCTAGAATTTTATTAGGAGTTTCTAACTATACTTCCTCATTTGCAGTATTCTCTGTTCACAGCTTGTGGTCTATGATAATCATGAAAGGTTACATACAGTTTTCAAAGGGTTTTTCAGTGCTGTGTTCACTAAAAGCAAGTATCTGTTACCTAGTGGATACATACATTTCCtagcttgttttagttgttttaaaTCATATTAATAAGACCCATGTTGGTAGAATTCTAGGTGTAtgctttttctttatgcatttttcAAGTGACAGATCACATCAGCATGTAGGTCATTCAATTTCACTGTTTTGTGGAGAGTAAGCAGTGGGTCTTCAGTTTAATTTAAAATACTTGTCACAGCCTgacaataatttttatattttaatgaCCATCCTTTAAATTTCTAACCTGCATTCTACACTTTGATTTGTCATCAGAGAATTTTCCATTCATTTAGTTCACAGCTACACATTTCCTTTATTGTAAGATAGGCCTACAGCAAATGTTGAAAACTCCAAAAATTGGGTAGATACTGCCATGACTGTGTGTAATGTCTTTTTAGATAAGCTGTCCAATCTACTTATTTCTCCAGCCGTTATTTAGTATTGGCCCCAACACACTTGACCAATGATTGACTCTAtgtgataattttatttcataacctTCTGAattgttacaccaaggtatttgtatgagttgagttGGCTAATTCCAAATGTACCTGATTGATTGATATAATTGTTCATTCAtaaaacaatacaaactgtatggatgtcgtcagttgttgatacaatatttctttttaaataaacaatacatcaaTTCTTACAGTTTTTACAGTTCTAATAATTAGTCTTACAATATATGTAATTATGTCATACATTGTTTCTTAATGTATGGTGTATTTATGATATTTAGTGGATGTCTacagttattttaaattttcatttacagTTAACACCTTTTACTTAATAAATATGTTTTTAGCCTTTGATTAAAGATGTGAAGTTCATTTACACCATTAATTCCTGTGGCagcctgttgtacaattttaggCTATTACGTAGTATACTATTCTTTATTTTTGACTTGTTTTTTCTGTTTAGGTATAGGTATTGACTGGATCTAGTTTCATGGTTATGTACTGAACTGTTTGCAGCACACagatgaatatttttttcttattagaTTATACCCTGGAAGATGTATTCACATGAAAGAGTCGTAATTTCTATCTTGCTGAATACGTCAGTACTATGGACCCTATTGCagcctcattgatattgtagttattttttcatttattttgctgtcgTCATATTGAGATCCTGCTATGGTCCTTTTACAGAGAATTTAAATGTTATCCTTCATGTAGATGCAAAGAACAGTCTTTGTCTGATGTTTCAGAATATGTTTGTCctgtttgctgcactgggaaaatGGAGATGGTTGTAAACATAAATCAGCATATTAACAGTGACTTTCTTATGCAGATAAACTCACATGTGACTGAAAGTGTAGAAGTTACTGTGTTGAAACAAACAAATGAGGAAGAAAATGTTCCAAGTCCGCTCAATTTGCGTAACACTGTCAGCTGTAGAGGTAAAATCAAGATAATATTTTAGTGTCAATTTAGAATTTGTCAAAACTGGTATAAGCTATAAAACTAAAATGTGAGTCATTTTAATAAAATGCAATATGTGTAATTTTTATCTTTCAGAAAACAAAACACCTGAAGAAACACAAAATGGAATAGATTTGTTGTACTGTGGGACACACAACAATAATTATGCTTCAAAAAGAAGTGACAATTACAGACTGTCACGTAAATACCCAAATGATACATTTAGTAATGGTTGCACTAATTTTGGCAGTTTCGTTCGGCCTACCAAACTACAAAATAGAAGGAAGGTTTCACAACATCTTACCTGTAATATCTGTGGAAAATATTTTGCTACCAGACCGGGATTATACTTACATCGCCGAAAGCATAAAGAAGGATATCAGTTTGAATGTGATACATGTTCTAGAAAATTTATGGATAAGCAAACATTAAAAGAACATCTCTTAACTCACATGATAGTTAAACCTTACCTCTGTCAAACTTGTGGCAAGCATTTCAGTAGACATTCTAGACTCAAAAAACATTTAATGAAACACAGTCTTGAAACGGTAAGACCTAAACATTACTTTACATGCAGTTTTTGTGAAGAAGTGTTTATAAGTGAAGAAATAGCATTGAAACATGCTAAAATTGGACATGGGAATGTTACAGAATTACATTTCAGTCATGgtttgattgatagagtttttcTTTGCGAGTACTGTGAACGTTGTTTTGTTAGTCATCAAGCATTAAACTGCCACCGAGAAAGTCATGCACCACTGTATGTGTTTTCCTGTATAGTGTGCAGGTcaacatttccaacattttcaAGACTTCAGACTCACAAAATAGCCCATTCTTCAGAAAATGCCACAGACGGCTTTGAGGTGCCTAGTTATTACGCTTGTACTGCTTGTGATAAGTCATATCTGCATTGGACAAACCTGACAGTGCACTGGAAACTACAGcatgataaaataaaatatatgtatcATTGTAAGGTAAATATAAAATTGCTTCTAATACACAACAGAGCATATTATACATTTTTAATGTTGAATCCCATCAGACCTGTAAGATGTTTCTCCATTTTGCCAGTTGTTTATCTGATGCTCAAGGTGTTTAGCAAACTGCATTTGTTGTGCATCATTAGTACTTGAATAATGCTAAGTGGTTTATTACTTAATACTAATGAACTATAAACTTCTACTTACTACAGTAAATGTCGGCGCTGATAATCTCGCCACTGAGTGCCCCTAAACCACAACCATGGCAAACACCACAACTATGGCAAAAAGTTTTCATTAAGGTTCTTATTGCTACTAAAAGTACTTTGTCATAGATATCAAGTAATAATGTTGATATAAACCAAAAATCTTCACACATTTCTCTTATTTCAACGTAAAGATACCCAAAATTTCAGATGAATAGTAAACCTAAATAATTATAGAACATGATTAGTGTTTCGAATGAAGGcttaacttaaagaattgcaaactGTGGTATGGAGCAGCAACAATTGTGAGCTTGATAGTGTGTGGCTTACTTGTTGATGGAGACATGAGTGATAAGCAAGACGTGGAATTATATGCTGGCTGTAAGATTGGTCCTTTTTTAAGAGAGTACTTGCAGGACATGCCTCATACTGTTGTACTACGATGAAGCAAATGTCTTGAGGTTTTAGAAGTGGAAATCTAGGATGGAGAGTCAAGACTGGCAACAAATTCTACAGAAGAAATTCTAAGCACTGTAAAAGATATAACAATCATGTAAACTGTGGTGCAGTCAAAAGTGAGGAAAGGGTGATAGCAACAGTGTTGGGGAAGGGGCATACAACAGAAGAGGAGGTCAGAGGATAAATGGTAAtaaattgtgttaaaaataaagttGTATTATTGAGTGGGTGATTATTGCAATGAGCACAGTTGAGAACAAGAGGACTTTTTTATAACTGTGgcatgtaaataaataatgagtcACACACTGAAAAACTGATTTAAAAGTAATCGATAAAATGTGTATGGCATTCATACAAAATCAGTACAAAAGTTGTGGAATGACTACACGAACACAAAAAACTATACAGATTTCTCATCCTGTATGTGTTTTTTCCCTGCATTAGTAGGTTTAAGAACAGAACAatacaaaatttgaagaaaatgaaatttccttTATGAAACAGCTTTAACATAAATAATGATCCAAGTGCCATCATGCCCATTTCCAAACATTTCACAAGATTCTTGTAAAATTACTTATTCTCCTCTTTTACAAACGGAACAATTTTAGCTAATCCTTTCTCTTTACCTCAGACAACTGATATTCATCATTTAGTGTATCCACTGCACCTGCTGAAGAGCAGGAGGCTTCATGTTCCTCTTTGGGATGTAATGTTCCTTGAACTCTTCAACTGCATTAAGAGTTGACTGAACTTGCACCACCCCTAGTCATTCAGCCGTCAGTCTGATCCGCTGTAGATCTGAAATAGGTACACTGGTGAAAATCATATATTTTTCAGCAGCTGACTTAAAAGTTGTAAAAATCTGTTTCTTGCATAACAGTTACTATGAATGATGTTGTGTATGATGAGGTGAACTAAATCTTTTGGAACTTCACACACAGTTAGCCTCTTTTGTTTCTCAATGTGAACAAAATCATGATCATAAGGCATAAAAGAATGCCCTTCACCAAAAACTTGTATTCTATATTTCTgtaaagcagtggttcccaacctttcttagactgtTAGCCATGACTACAATGAGACATCAGCTAGtacctctgtccccccccccccccacacacacacacacacacacagagcacctaactaaactgtggaatgaaagacttttcttggaagaattttatttttaaaatgatgaaagatgaatgaactcttctcagataagaaagcaaaCTGTCCACAGttagggtagacacttgttataaAACATACTTCCCTAGCATTACTCCTCTCCAGTGCAGTACTgtcttgacctgcacactgcaaccccatttaaaatcaaatagGTTCAgctgtgtgcactatacttactgtttgtaaataacttgattgctgcactccttacttctgaactggcagaaattggacaatttcaggctgttaatgctatgTGTCTAACcagtctaataataataacaatgtactgcactatagtagcccttatgtagttactgctgtgtctgcTGTCAATCAAGTCATTTATCTGTCTTGAagagaataatgaagcaatttctggactgctGAAATTACTATCtataacttggagaagacattttcttgtgaTATTTATCATTTGTCACgtatgtgtctcacttttatcatcagcagtgTACGGGATAAAGCACAACATAAGTGTGtactgggtggactatgtgaggaacctgtaacctctacAGCATTAATGCTACTCATTGAGaataagtaattattgataactaacataataaatattagagtcttacaaaattgtaataatggtaatgaccttttgaaaataatttatttttgtgactgaaacagagttgaatcgtttagtttttacctctcagaaaatttcattttacccctcaggatgTAATtatccccaggttgggaaccactgccatAAAGTAACCCTTTACTATTAGgtaaacccacagaaatgtcatcaTCCTTTTTTTTATTGTGCCCACAGCAGATGTCACTCCACACTACTACCTTCATTTTACAAGTAAGTTTCAGTGTAAAGGCTCTATGCACACAAGCAGCAATTTCATTCCCACCTTGTCACATGTGGTCTCATGCAGAAAACATGACCGGTTTGATTATCACTGACATGAATGCAACAATTGTAATTTGAGAGCTACTGTTAGCTGTACATTTCACTGTGCCTTAATGAAGGAAGAGAAATCACTTTTTGTTAATTCATTGCACCTGTACATTCTTTCAAGTTAGGCTCTTCACTCTTGATTGTGTCAGCTTTCATGGACTCTGTAGCTTTGTTTGCTTTTCAGCTATGGATTTATAGCTGCAGTTTATTGTCCTTATTATTGGGATCACACCTCAATTTTACTCTAGCAGGTCACATGTAGGACATGTATCACTTgaaaaacagccggccgcggtggccgagcggttctaggcgctcagtccggaaccgcgcgactgttacggttgcaggttcgaatcctgcctcgggcatggatgtgtgtgatgtccttaggttagttaggtttaagtagttctaagttctaggggactgatgaccacagatgttaagtcccatagtgctcagagccatttgaaccatttgtacttgaaaaatgatgaaatttgtctTTAAAGACTTTAGTATAGAAGCAATATGTGATTATATTGTTTCCAGGGTGCTTGTGCAATTCCTTGaataaacaaaaactaaaacaaTCAGAACTTAATTAAGTAGTATTTGTCAGCTGATTTTTCCCTGGAATAACAGCTTTCTTGCCTTGATATTGCATTAATATGATCAACAACCATCTTTTCATCATCTTGTTACATTTCCGATGTTTTGTGTTATGTCCTCACTTATATTAATAGGCAGTCTCACCACTTGCGATCACACCACTCTGCCTCAACCATGTTAGTTCCTAAACTCCTCTTTTAGTCAAACTGAGAACCTCCCAAAAGCTTCCTTCACAAACTCTTATTATATCTCTCTCACCATAAGGCAATGTGTAGCACTTCTTTCTTCTCTGGTATTACCAGTTGTTCAGCACCTTCCTCAGTAGACAGCTGAGTGgtttcattattatcattattcacTTCTGATATTTGCCTCTTCActtagaaaacatgcatttgagcACTGCATTTAAGTACTTTGCTTCACTGTATCTCCTAGTCAACAGAAACCATCAAACAACTTCAGTTTCTGCTCATATGCAAGCTGCCTGTATTTAAATGGACATTTACATGAAACCTGAAAGAGGTTCCATGTAAGTAGTTAACTATAACCTCATAATCACAACAATTATTTTTGTCAGTACAAAATTcatttcaataataaattaaacaGATTAAAACACTTGAACATTACCTATGTTGATCCCAAGtcttataataaattttaaaacaatagttgagGCCTACCAGGTTCTTGGGAGCATCTTTAGCTGGAGCCACAGTATTGTCTTTTTGAGTATATTCCTTTCCTTCACTGCATAGTTTCTTCATTTCACATTTGGCACTACCTTCACTTCTCTGCCTCTATTTTGGTGCAATTTTCCTTTCTGTTTCGCAGTACTGTGTATTATGTATACATAATAATTACTTTGGCGATGTGTGGTTGTTGCAAACAAACCACACAGCTACTTCAATGGTCAGCAGTTCACACAAGTGTGTGCCAAGACACTAACAGAGAACAAAGTGTTTGCACATGACTTCTTATTTGAACATCGAAGTAGGTGGAAGTCATGAGTATCATCACGTGACAACTGTTTACACTGTGTCTCACTGTTCTGGTGCTTGTATCTAAATGCAAGTTATTGGCCTTGGCTTTACAATGGAATTTTACCAACAATTCAAAGTTTCATTTTTTTAGCACTTACTTACCTACTTGCCTCCattatagtaataacaataattcttTCAATAAAAAGCCATTGGCATCAAGGTTATGGTTTCATCATTAAAGTGCTGAGAAAGAAAGAGTCAGAGGGTTAAAAATCTTGTGTAAATTAAGTTCAATGGGCTCCATATGGTGGCAGCTAGTCAAAGAACGTTTATAGGATTCTAAGTAGAGGTTTCCAGTGGTCCCAAAGGAACAAGAGAAGATTTTTGTGATGACAGAAAATCATATGAAGTATTCTTGCTCTCTGCCTTCCTGCAATGGTGATGAGCTCCATCTTATTTAAAAATTTATCTCGTATACTTCAATGAGATTCCCAGAACATTTGAGGACTTATTAACACCAGAATTGATAGAGACATTAAATATACACCTCACAACATTAATGAGATGGCAGTGTCATTAAGAGgaagaaaaattgtgtttgaatTATGCCagataaataacaaaatactgcaaaacactaaggcaaattctttacagacgaatggaaaaactggtagaagccgaccccggggaagattaGTTTAGATTCCgtggaaatgctggaacacgtgaggcaatactgaccctatggcttatcttagaggctagattaagaaaaggcctatgtttcttgcatttgtagacttagagaaagcttttgacaatgttgactggaatactctctttcaaattctgaaggtggcaggggtaatacacagggagcgaaaggctatttacaatttgtacagaaaccagatggcagttataagagttgagggacatgaaagggaagcagtggttgggaagggagtgagacagggttgtaacctctccccagtgttattcaatctgtatattgacctagcagtagaggaaacaaaagaaaaattcggagtaggtactaaaatccatggagaagaaataaaaactttgacgttcaccgatgacattgtaattctgtcagagacagcaaaggacttgaaagagcagttgaacggaatggatagtgtcttgaaaggaggatatatgatgaacatcaacaaaagcaaaacgaggataatggaatgtagtcgcattaagtcaggtaatgctgagggaattagattaggaaatgagacacttagtagtaaaggagttttgctatttggggagcaaaataactgatgatgttcgaagtagagaggatataaaatgtagactggcagtggcaaggaaagcgtttctgaagaagagaaatttgttaacatcgagtatagatttaagtgtcaggaagtcgtttctgaaagtatttgtatggagtgtagctacatattgaatagaatttgggagaagaggagtttgtggcacaacttgactagaagaagggatcagttggtaggacatgttctgaggcatcaagggatcaccagtttagtattggagggcagtgtggagggtaaaaatcatagagggagaccaagagatgaatacactaagcagattcagaaggatgtaggctgcagtacgtactgggagatgaagcagcttgcacaggatatagtagcatggagagctgcatcaaaccagtctcaggactgaaggccacaacaacaacaataaataacaCATCCTAGATCCTTAGTCAGGAACCAGAATGTCTGGGTCTCCAAGTACTCACTAGGGAACAGAAAAGAAAGTATGGTGATTTAAAAGCATAATAGATcaaaaaagaaacagtaaatgaGCCAAAATTGTAATTTAGATCCAGTCTTGAGTCTTGAGAAGAGTTTGAAAAAAAGTTAAAGAAAGTAACAAGAAAATGACACTCTTAAGTCACATCTCTGTGAACCCCCATTATGGAAATAAGTCCATAAAGGTATAAAACAAAGAATATAGAAGAAACAGATGTGAAAATAGCAgagcaaagagaaagaaaaatatcatAAAAAGCAGATGGGGGAGGGTGCAGTTATGTTATTTGGGCCAAGGCTACGCAATAGTTTGGTGATTTGcatggaaactgtaaaaatttacaAATGGAAGAGATGGTTTGTTGAAACAAGCTTGATGAATAAGCTGTTTTCCTTGCATAAAAGCTGAGAAAATTAACAAAACTTATCTATGCATATGGCACTTTAAGTGTTGTCACAGAAAA
This region includes:
- the LOC126090712 gene encoding zinc finger protein 26-like, with protein sequence MEMVVNINQHINSDFLMQINSHVTESVEVTVLKQTNEEENVPSPLNLRNTVSCRENKTPEETQNGIDLLYCGTHNNNYASKRSDNYRLSRKYPNDTFSNGCTNFGSFVRPTKLQNRRKVSQHLTCNICGKYFATRPGLYLHRRKHKEGYQFECDTCSRKFMDKQTLKEHLLTHMIVKPYLCQTCGKHFSRHSRLKKHLMKHSLETVRPKHYFTCSFCEEVFISEEIALKHAKIGHGNVTELHFSHGLIDRVFLCEYCERCFVSHQALNCHRESHAPLYVFSCIVCRSTFPTFSRLQTHKIAHSSENATDGFEVPSYYACTACDKSYLHWTNLTVHWKLQHDKIKYMYHCKQHITTSNHSVIIFDTQIVTENSGGNHELEGWDLKRANWIALTAEIACFNLDHSSKDIDPWVHALTQLLQHVQANHILKRRFRSVPESRLSLTTFELRTTEIAQDHPKTYELMGSHKDNGIIQYYNGR